The segment TCATAGATTTACTTTTTACCATTTTACAGTACACAGTATGTTATTATCCATGACCGGGTTTGGATCTGCCCACCTAGAGACCGAAGGCTATACCGTTACCGTTGAGCTAAAGTCATTGAATTCCAAATCTATGGATCTGAGCCTTCGGGTACCACGCAGTTTGTCTGACAAAGAGCTTGAAATAAGGAATCTCATAGGCAAAAGCCTGGTGCGCGGCAAAGTGAATCTGACCATTGAGGTAAACAGAAGCAAGACCAACGCAACCCGCAGCAGGATCAATACAGAGCTGTTACAAGTCTATTTCAGAGAACTGGAAGCGGCTGCTATTGCCCTGGGTGCCAAATCGCCTGACTTGTTCCGGTTGGCTTTGCACATGCCAGATGTGTTGCAAACCGAAAGCACCGATGAAAAAGGTGAAGAAATTTCATGGGAGCAGGTAGCGCCAGTGCTGCAAGAGGGCATTGACAATTTCAACACCTTCCGGGCTGATGAAGGAAAAGCACTCAGCAATGAAATCGTATCTTACATTGACCGCATCAGAATTCTGTTAGCCGAGATTGACAAGCATGACCCTAGCCGCGTAGAACATATCAGACAACGCATTCAGGGGCACTTACAGGAGATCAGTTCGTCAGAGTCGTTCAACCAGAACCGCTTTGAGCAGGAGATGATCTATTACATAGAAAAACTAGACATTGCCGAGGAGAAGGTGCGGTTAGTGAACCACTTACACTATTTTACTGAGACAGTCTACCTCCCTGAACCAACTGGTAAGAAACTGGCGTTCATCTCTCAGGAAATAGGCCGCGAGATCAACACCATTGGGTCCAAAGCAAACGATGCCACCATTCAGCACCTGGTGGTAGAGATGAAAGAAGAACTGGAGAAAATCAAAGAGCAGCTGAACAATATCTTGTAAGGGAGTAAGCTTTTCACCTGTTTCCTGAAAAGCACCTCTAAATCACCTTGAAGAATATGCCGCAAAAGTTACTCTTTGCATTATTTCTCCTGCTTTCAGGTATTTCTCAAGCTATAGGTCAAA is part of the Rufibacter tibetensis genome and harbors:
- a CDS encoding YicC/YloC family endoribonuclease, which translates into the protein MLLSMTGFGSAHLETEGYTVTVELKSLNSKSMDLSLRVPRSLSDKELEIRNLIGKSLVRGKVNLTIEVNRSKTNATRSRINTELLQVYFRELEAAAIALGAKSPDLFRLALHMPDVLQTESTDEKGEEISWEQVAPVLQEGIDNFNTFRADEGKALSNEIVSYIDRIRILLAEIDKHDPSRVEHIRQRIQGHLQEISSSESFNQNRFEQEMIYYIEKLDIAEEKVRLVNHLHYFTETVYLPEPTGKKLAFISQEIGREINTIGSKANDATIQHLVVEMKEELEKIKEQLNNIL